A genomic stretch from Aedes albopictus strain Foshan chromosome 2, AalbF5, whole genome shotgun sequence includes:
- the LOC109430117 gene encoding cytosol aminopeptidase, giving the protein MVVLGLQSMRALRNVYGSLLRRKFSTNIGENRAEKGLVLGLYEQEIETDEPRLTPVAGHFDAKTEGQLVNLIKESNLKGKVGQVKVFNNIDPDYGSVAVVGLGLEGLGYNELEQLDEGLENVRISAGVGAKCLAKQGCSRISVDPMQAAEQAAEGSGLATWKYQANRMKSERIPTPKLELFDSPDGDAWTRGLFKADAQNLARSLSDAPGNQITPTAFAQAAVDALCPCGVSTEVRNMDWIESKSLGSFLAVAKSSCEPPIFLEISYCGEHDSGRPIMLVGKGITFNSGGLCLKEPHGMSQYRASMSGAASIVATIRAAAALSLPVNLVGLIPLCENMPSGMAFKPGDVITTLNGKTVAIHDTNNAGRLIMADTFIYGQNTFKPKVVMDVATLTNGVTHALGGAASGVFSNSDFLWKQMQKAGAITGDRVWRMPLWKYYTHKVTNYTNVDISNTGQGKGSSCLGAAFLKEFVPCVDWIHLDITGVGMLKKGVGIPYLAEERMTGRPTRTLVQFLYQMACPDEQVKSLSKESCASN; this is encoded by the exons ATGGTTGTTCTCGGCCTGCAATCGATGCGTGCCCTGCGAAATGTATACGGATCCCTGCTGCGGCGGAAGTTTTCCACGAATATTGGAGAAAACCGGGCTGAG AAAGGATTGGTTCTGGGGCTATACGAGCAGGAAATCGAAACGGATGAGCCCAGATTGACCCCGGTGGCCGGACACTTCGACGCCAAAACCGAAGGACAGCTCGTCAACCTGATCAAAga ATCGAACCTGAAGGGAAAGGTTGGACAGGTCAAAGTTTTCAACAACATCGATCCGGACTATGGATCGGTTGCCGTGGTTGGGCTCGGTTTGGAAGGACTCGGCTACAACGAGCTGGAGCAGCTGGACGAGGGCCTGGAAAACGTTCGCATCAGTGCTGGAGTCGGAGCAAAGTGCCTGGCAAAGCAAGGATGCTCTCGGATTTCGGTTGATCCCATGCAAGCGGCGGAGCAAGCCGCTGAAGGCAGTGGCTTAGCGACATGGAAGTACCAAGCCAACCGGATGAAGTCAGAGCGGATCCCTACTCCGAAGCTGGAGTTGTTCGACTCACCCGACGGTGATGCGTGGACCAGAGGACTGTTCAAGGCCGATGCGCAGAACCTGGCGCGAAGCTTGTCGGACGCACCGGGAAACCAGATTACTCCGACGGCATTCGCTCAAGCGGCCGTGGACGCTCTGTGCCCTTGTGGAGTCAGCACCGAGGTACGGAACATGGACTGGATCGAGTCCAAGAGTCTGGGAAGCTTCCTGGCAGTGGCAAAGAGTTCCTGTGAGCCTCCGATATTCCTGGAGATCAGCTACTGCGGAGAACACGATTCCGGCCGTCCGATCATGCTTGTCGGCAAAGGCATCACGTTCAACAGTGGTGGTTTGTGCCTGAAGGAGCCGCATGGTATGTCGCAGTACCGTGCAAGCATGTCCGGTGCGGCGTCCATCGTTGCGACCATACGGGCCGCGGCAGCACTCTCCCTCCCGGTAAATCTGGTTGGACTGATCCCACTGTGCGAGAACATGCCTTCTGGAATGGCTTTCAAACCAGGAGATGTCATCACTACCCTTAACGGAAAGACGGTGGCCATTCAC GACACCAACAACGCCGGCCGGTTGATCATGGCTGACACCTTCATCTACGGTCAGAACACCTTCAAACCCAAAGTGGTGATGGACGTTGCAACCCTTACAAACGGTGTAACACACGCCCTCGGCGGAGCCGCCAGTGGAGTCTTCTCAAACTCGGACTTCCTGTGGAAACAGATGCAGAAGGCTGGAGCAATCACGGGCGATCGCGTGTGGAGAATGCCACTGTGGAAGTACTACACCCACAAAGTTACAA ATTACACCAACGTGGACATCAGCAACACCGGACAGGGCAAGGGCAGTTCCTGTTTGGGAGCcgccttcctgaaggaatttgtcccGTGCGTCGACTGGATCCATCTGGACATCACCGGTGTGGGCATGCTGAAGAAGGGAGTGGGCATTCCGTACCTTGCCGAGGAGCGCATGACTGGCCGACCCACGAGAACGCTGGTGCAGTTCCTGTACCAGATGGCGTGTCCGGACGAACAGGTGAAGAGTCTTTCGAAGGAGTCGTGTGCCTCAAATTAG